GTCACTGCCCTGGCACGGCGGTGTCACCGCCGAGGACCTGGCCGCCGCCGTCCGTCCACTCGTATCGAACCTGCGCATCGAACCGCTCGGCTGGGACCCCGAGCTGTGGGGCGGACCCGTCACCGACGAGAGGTACGCGCTGATCGCCCGGGCCTGACTAGGCGCAGGACGGGCACAGGCCGCGGTAGGTGACCTCGGCCTTGGACACCGTGAAGCCGAAGCGTTCCTCCGGCGGGAGGCCTGCCAGGGGGTCGCCCGTCGGGTGGACGTCGCGGATGGTGCCGCAGCGGGAGCACACCAGGTGGTGGTGCGGGTGGTGCGCGTTGGGGTCGTACCGCTTCGCGCGGCCGTTCGTGGACAGTTCCACCACCTCGCCCAGGGCGACCAGCTCGCCCAGCGCGTTGTAGACGGTGGCCCGCGAGATCTCCGGCAGCCGCTCCACCGCGCGGGCATGCACCTCGTCGGCCGTCAGGTGCACGTGGTCCCCGTCGAGTACCTCCGCAACGACGCGCCGCTGGGAAGTCATCCGCCAGCCACGCCCACGCAGTCGTTCCAGCAGGTCACTCATGTCGGTTCACCCATTCATGCTCGGTGGGACACCCGGAGTTGGCAGAACCGTCCGGATCCCTATTGGTTATGGGTTTGGTGTGCTTCTTGACTTGGATTGTGTCCATCGTAGGATCGGTTCGGTCGGCAGCCAACCCTCACGACAGCCGCGCCCGTACACCGCTTCCGTCACCCGCACTTCCTTAGCAGCGCGATCCGCCCGGTTTGGAAGGATTTCCATGTCTGAGAACCATGATGCAAACGCCGTAGACGCGAAGACGGAGGGTGGAGGCGGGTGCCCTGTTGCGCACGGGCGCGCCGCACACCCGACGCAGGGCGGCGGGAACCGCCAATGGTGGCCCGAGCGGCTCAACCTCAAGATCCTCGCCAAGAACCCCGCCGTGGCGAACCCCCTCGGCGAGGAGTTCGACTACGCCGAGGCGTTCAAGACCCTCGACCTCCCCGCGGTCAAGCAGGACATCGCGGAGGTGCTGACCACCTCGCAGGACTGGTGGCCCGCCGACTTCGGCCACTACGGCCCGTTCATGATCCGCATGGCGTGGCACAGCGCCGGCACGTACCGGATCAGCGACGGCCGCGGCGGCGCCGGGGCGGGACAGCAGCGCTTCGCCCCCCTCAACAGCTGGCCGGACAACGGCAACCTCGACAAGGCCCGTCGGCTGCTGTGGCCCGTCAAGAAGAAGTACGGCCAGAGCCTCTCCTGGGCCGACCTGATGATCCTCACGGGCAACGTGGCCCTCGAGCAGATGGGCTTCGAGACCTTCGGCTTCGCCGGCGGCCGCGCGGACGTCTGGGAGCCCGACGAGGACGTGTACTGGGGTCCCGAGACCACCTGGCTCGGCGACGAGCGCTACACCGGCGACCGTGAGCTGGAGAGTCCCCTCGGCGCGGTCCAGATGGGCCTCATATACGTCAACCCGGAGGGTCCGAACGGCAACCCCGACCCGCTCGCCGCGGCCCGCGACATCCGTGAGACGTTCCGCCGGATGGCGATGAACGACGAGGAGACGGTCGCCCTGATCGCGGGCGGCCACACCTTCGGCAAGACCCACGGCGCGGGCCCCGCGGACCACGTCGGCGCCGACCCCGAGGGCGCTGCGATCGAGCAGCAGGGCCTTGGCTGGAGCAACAGCTTCGGCACCGGCAAGGGCGCCGACGCGATCACCAGCGGCCTCGAGGGCATCTGGACCAACACCCCGGTGACGTGGGACAACAGCTTCTTCGAGATCCTCTTCGGCTACGAGTGGGAGCTGTTCCAGAGCCCCGCCGGTGCCAACCAGTGGCGGCCGAAGGCGGGCGCCGGAGCGGGCACCGTCCCCGACGCCCACGACGCGTCGAAGAGCCACGCCCCGACGATGCTGACGACGGACCTCTCCCTGCGCCTCGACCCGGCGTACGAGCCGATCTCGCGGCGCTTCCTGGAGAACCCCGCGGAGTTCGCGGACGCTTTCGCCCGGGCGTGGTTCAAGCTGACCCACCGTGACATGGGCCCGATCGTGCGCTACCTCGGCCCGGAGGTCCCGTCCGAGACGCTGCTGTGGCAGGACCCCCTCCCGGCCGTGACGCACGCGCTCGTCGACGCCGAGGACGTCGCCTCCCTCAAGAGCAAGATCCTCGCCTCGGACCTGTCGGTGTCCCAGCTCGTCTCCACCGCATGGGCGTCGGCCTCGTCCTTCCGCGGCAGCGACAAGCGCGGCGGCGCCAACGGTGCGCGCATCCGCCTCCAGCCGCAGAGCGGCTGGGAGGTCAACGAGCCCGACCAGCTGACGACGGTGCTGCGCACCCTGGAGGGCGTCCGGCAGTCCTTCAACTCGGCCCAGGCCGGCGACAAGCAGGTCTCGCTCGCCGACCTGATCGTGCTCGCCGGTGGTGCGGGCGTCGAGCAGGCCGCGAAGAATGCCGGCTTCGACGTGGAGGTCCCCTTCACCCCGGGCCGCGCGGACGCCGTGCAGGAGCAGACCGACGTGGAGTCGTTCGCGGCGCTGGAGCCGGTCGCCGACGGCTTCCGCAACTACCTGGGGAAGGGCAACCGGCTGCCGGCCGAGTACCTGCTGATCGACCGGGCGAACCTGCTGACGCTGAGCGCCCCCGAGCTGACGGTCCTCGTCGGCGGGCTCCGCGTCCTGGGCGCGAACCACCAGCAGTCGTCGCTGGGCGTGCTCACCACGACCCCCGAGTCGCTGACCAACGACTTCTTCGCCAACCTGCTCGACCTGGGCACCACGTGGACGGCGACGTCCCAGGACGCGAACACGTTCGAGGGCCGCGATGCCGCCACGGGCGAGGTCAAGTGGACCGGAACCCGCGCCGACCTCGTCTTCGGATCGAACTCCGAGCTGCGTGCGCTCGCCGAGGTCTACGCGAGCGATGACGCGAAGGAGAAGTTCGTGAAGGACTTCGTCGCCGCGTGGGACAAGGTCATGAACCTCGACCGGTTCGACCTCGTCTGATCGCGGCGTCCGGGTCGGTCGGCCCTCACCGGCCGACCGACCCGGGCGTCCTCTTCCCTTTCACCCCTGCGGGCCGCGGTCCTCCGTCGCCGCGCCCGTGCGCCGCTCGTGGCGCGCACGCGCCAGGTGGTGCGCGGGGCACAGCAGTTCACGCAGGGCCGCCTCGGTGCGCCGGCCCGGATTCACCACGGCGAGCCAGCGCGACGGCGTGTTGCCGCCCGCGGCGCGCACCGCTGCGGGCTACCGGGTCTACGGAGAGGTCCACCTGAACTCCGCGCTGGCCTACCGGGCCCTGGCGGCCGGTACGGGCCCGGTGGAGGCCAAGAGGATCGTGCGCCGACCACGAGGGGCCGACAGCTCGGCTGCTCGCGCTGCTCGACGCGGTACACGCCCGGCTCGACCGGGAGCGTACGGCTCTGGGGCTCGCCCGGCAGGCCGCCGGGGCGATCTCGGCCGAGCCGATCACCGACGTACCCCCGGACCGGCCGACTTCGGCGTGACACATCCGCGCGCCGTACGCCGTGCCGGGGATTTGCCGTGCGGCGGGGTGAAGATGTCGGTGTCCGGGCCGCGAGGCGTAGTGCAACGAGCTGAGGTTGCTCAGTGGACCTGTTCCCTGCAATTCCGCTGTCGGAGTGGCGAGACTCCAAGGAGACACTGCACCGGTTCACCCAGATCGTCGGCAAGATCCGGCTGGCGAACAGCGCGCGGCGCAACCACTGGTGGAACGTCCCGTTCCATGTCTCCGGGCGGGGTGTGACGACCCGCCCGATGGGCGGGACCGACGGCAATCCGCTCTTCACGATGGACTTCGATTTCGTCGACCACCAGTTGACCGTCTCGTCCCTCGACGGATCGACCGCTTCCTTCCCGCTCGCCGGTCAGTCCGTGGCGTCGTTCTACCGCGAAACGCTCGCCGCTCTCGACGGGGTCGGCGTGGCAGTGACCGTCGCGCACCCCCGCCCGTACGGTCTGCCCGGCGCACAGCGGCCGTTCGCGGAGGACACGGAGCATGCTTCCTACGATCCGTTCTGGGTCAACCGCCACTGGCAGGTGCTCAGCCAGGTCAGCCTCGTCCTGGAGGAGTTCGCTTCCGGTTTCGCCGGGAAGACCAGCCCGGTGCACCTCTTCTGGCATTCCTACGACATCGCGGTCACCCGGTTCTCCGACCGCTTCGTCGAGCTGGGGGCGAGCGTCGACCCCGTGACCCGTGAGGCCTACTCGCGCGAGGTCATCAGCTCCGGCTTCTGGTTCGGCGACGACACCTCTCCCCGGCCGGCCTTCTACGCGTACGCCGCTCCGGAGCCGGACGGCCTGACCGGGCATCCGCTGCGTCCGGCGGCCGCGCGCTGGGCCGAGCGGGGCATGAGCCGCCTGGCCGTGCTGGACTACGACGAGGTCCGGGGCAGCGCGAACCCCCGGGAGACCGTCCTCGATTTCTACGCGTCCCTGTACCGGACCGCGGCAGGCCTGGCCGGCTGGGACATCGAGCGCCAATCCTGCCCCGGTGGCATCACCGATCCCCTGGCCCGTGGACAAGCATGAGAGTGGGGTGTTCCAGGTGACCCGGAGCGAGTCGGCCGCACCTCTGAACGCGCCGGAGGCCGCGATGCTGGACGCCCTGTTCAGCCAGTCCCCGGTGGGCTTGCACCTGCTGGACACCGAACTGCGCATCGTACGCATCAACACCGCCACGCCCGCCATGCAGGGCGTGCGCGCGCAGGACGTCGTAGGGCGCCGTTTCAACGAGGTCTACGGGGTCGTCGACCCCGACGCGGCCATGGACCTCGCTCGTGGAGTGCTGGAGAGCGGTGTGGCCGTGGTGGGGCACCTCCTGCGGGCACACCGCCTGGCCGATCCCGACACGGAGCACTTCTACGAGGTCTCCGTCTTCCGCCTCGAGTCGCCGTCCGGGGAGGTGCTCGGCCTCGCGGTGGCCGTGGTCGAGGTCACCGAGCGGGAGAAGGGGCGCGCCCGCACGGAGGTGCTCCGCATCGCCCGCGAGCAGGTGGGGCGGACGCTCGACGTGATGGCCACCTGCCAGGAACTCGTGGACGTCATGGTGCCGCGCGTGGCCGACGTGGCGGTCGTGGAGGTGGTGGACGCCGTACTGCGGGGCGACGAGCCCCCGCTCGCTCCCCTCCCGCACGAGGTTCCGCTGCGCCGCGCCGCGTTCCGCAGCAGCGCCGGCAGCGGCCGCCGGGGCGGCGGCGCCGACGAACCACAGGCGCATCCGCTGGGCGACGTACGCGCCCTGCCCGCCCCCACGCCCTACACCCAGGCCCTTTCCGACCTGCGGCCCCGCACGGTCGCCCTGGACGGCGACCTCCCGTGGCTCGCCGCGGATCCGGACCGCGCGGAGGCGATCCGCACAGCCGGGGCCCATCACCTCATCACGGCTCCGCTGACCGTACGGGACACCGTGCTGGGCCTGATCAGCCTGTACCGGACACAGCAGCCCGATCCGTACGACGAACACGATGTCGCGCTCGTGCTCCAACTGGCCGACCACACGGCGCTGTGCATCGACAACGCCCGCCGCTACACGCGCGAGCACACCATCGCCGCGACCGTCCAGCGGCAGCTGCTCCCCCGCCGCCCGGCCTCCCACACGGCGCTGGAGACGGCGTATCTGCTCCTGCCGTCCGACAGCGGAGTGCAGTGGTACGACAGCATCCCCCTGCCCGGAGCCCGTACGGCACTGGTCGTGGGCGGCATCGTCGGCCAAGGGGTCCACTCGGCGGCCGTCATGGGACAGCTGCGGACGGTCGTGCGCTCCCTGGCCGCGTTCGACCTGGAACCCGACGAACTCCTCGCCCGGCTGAACGACACCGCGACGTTCCTGGCAGCCGAGCGTGCGGCCCTGCCGACCGCCGACCCGGTGCACCACCAGGCGTTCGCCGCGCGCTGCACGTACGCCGTCTACGACCCGCTGACCCGGACCTGCACGGTCGCGGGAGCCGGCTCCCCGAGCCTCGTCGTCGTCCACCCGGACGGAAGCACCGAGTTCCGCGCCGTGCCGTCCGGGGCCCGGTTGGGCAGCGCCGAGGGAACGCCCTTCGCCGCGACGGCGTTCGAGATCCCGGAGGGCAGTCTTTTGATTCTCTCCGACACACCGATGCCGACGCTGGAGCCGCCCGCCGACCCGGACGTCTTCGTGCGCCTGCTCGCCCAGGCGGACCGCTCCCTGGAGGAGTTGCGCGACGACGTCCTGTACGCGTTCGCGGCTGGTGCCCAAACGGGCCCCACCGCGCTCCTGCTCGCCCGTACGCGTCCCTTCCCCGCCGACCGGGTGGCCGTCTGGCAGCTCCCGGACACCCCGACGGCCGCCGCCACCGCCCGGCGCCTGGTCCGCGGCCGGCTCATCGCCTGGAACGTGGAGGAGGAGACGGCCTTCGACACCGAGGTCATCGTCAGCGAGCTCGTCACCAACGCCGTCCGCTACGGAACCCCGCCACTGGAGCTGCGCGTCATCAACGACCGAGCCCTCACGTGCGAGGTACGTGACAGCAGCCGGTCGGCTCCGCACCTGCGCCACGCCGGTGTCGTCGACGAGGGCGGCCGCGGGCTGTTCATCATCGCGCAGCTCGCCCAGGCCTGGGGCACCCGGTACGCGGCGGACGGCAAGACCATCTGGACCGAGCAGACGCTCCGGTAGGGTGCCCCACGAGGCGGCCCTACCGCTCGCCCGCCCGCCTGGTACCGCCTCGCCCCGATTGTCCACCGGGCCCCGACGGGCCTCCTGGAATCGCAGTGGTCAAAGAGGGCCACCCCCGTGATCAAGGCTCTGCGGCTGTGTACTCTGAGCGAGCTTTCGAACCTGTTCAAGCGTGAACCGAAATGGGGGGGCCGGTGCGCAATCGCCGACTCGTAATGTCCGCTGCCGTCGTGGCAGCCAGTGTGGGTCTCATACCGGGGGTGGCCCAGGCCGGGCCGGCCACGCCGGGCACCGCGGGCCCGCACGGGGTGACCGTGCCCGACGTGGACCTGAACAAGGCCGCGGCGTCGAACTTCACGACCTTCAAGAGCCCTGCCGAGCAGACGGTCCAGACCTCGTCCGCCGCCAAGGCCAACGGCAAGGGCGCTGCCTCCCCGCAGGCGGAGGGCATCGCCGCGTCGGAGCCGACGGTCGGCCTGACCGCCAAGGGCGTCAGCGCGCGCGGGATCAGCCTGGACATCGCCGTCGTGAGCGACCCGGGCACCGCGCTCTCGGTCAACGTCGCCTGGGGTGACGGCACCAGCGTGACGTTCGGCGCCAACGGGCCGACCAACTCGACGGAGACGCACTCCTACCCGGAGATCGGCTCGTACACCGTCAAGGTCACCCTGTCGGACGGTTCGGGCGAGCGGGCCGTCAACCAGCTGCAGGTCGTGACGCCCGGCTCCGACTTCACCCCGTACGCCCCCACCCGTCTGCTGGACACCCGCAGCGGCATCGGTACGGAGCAAGGCAAGATCCCCGCGTACGGCACCACCCGGGTCAAGATCTCCGGCAACGGCGCCATCCCCGCCGGTGTCACGGCCGTGGTCCTGAACGTCACCGCCACCAACACCACCAGCGGCGGCCACGTCACGGTCTACCCCGAGGGCAGCGACCGTCCGACCACGTCGAACGTCAACTTCTCGGCCGGCCAGACGGTCCCGAACCTGGTCATCGTGCCGGTCAACAAGAACGGCTACGTCGACCTGTACAACGGCGGCTGGGAGTCGGTCGACCTGATCGCCGACATCACCGGCTACTTCACCCGCACCTCCTCCAGCGGCTACACCCCGCTGACCCCCTCGCGCTTCCTCGACACCCGCGAGGGCCTCGGGCAGGTCGCCGGCCAGGGCACCATCGGCGTCCAGATCACGGGCAAGGGCGGCATCCCGTCCGGCGCCACGGCCGTCGCGCTGAACGTGACCGTCACCAACCCGCGCGAAGACGGCCACCTGACGGTCTTCCCGAGCGGCGGGTCGGTCCCGACCACGTCCAACCTGAACTTCCGCGGTGGCCAGACCGTCGCCAACTCCGTCATCGTGCCGGTGGGTCCCGACGGCTCGATCAAGGTCCGCAACGGCGCCTGGAAGGGCACCGACGTCATCGTCGACGTGGTCGGCTACTACAGCCAGGACAGCCAGGGC
The Streptomyces sp. NBC_01296 DNA segment above includes these coding regions:
- a CDS encoding DUF5996 family protein — encoded protein: MDLFPAIPLSEWRDSKETLHRFTQIVGKIRLANSARRNHWWNVPFHVSGRGVTTRPMGGTDGNPLFTMDFDFVDHQLTVSSLDGSTASFPLAGQSVASFYRETLAALDGVGVAVTVAHPRPYGLPGAQRPFAEDTEHASYDPFWVNRHWQVLSQVSLVLEEFASGFAGKTSPVHLFWHSYDIAVTRFSDRFVELGASVDPVTREAYSREVISSGFWFGDDTSPRPAFYAYAAPEPDGLTGHPLRPAAARWAERGMSRLAVLDYDEVRGSANPRETVLDFYASLYRTAAGLAGWDIERQSCPGGITDPLARGQA
- a CDS encoding SpoIIE family protein phosphatase; the protein is MDKHESGVFQVTRSESAAPLNAPEAAMLDALFSQSPVGLHLLDTELRIVRINTATPAMQGVRAQDVVGRRFNEVYGVVDPDAAMDLARGVLESGVAVVGHLLRAHRLADPDTEHFYEVSVFRLESPSGEVLGLAVAVVEVTEREKGRARTEVLRIAREQVGRTLDVMATCQELVDVMVPRVADVAVVEVVDAVLRGDEPPLAPLPHEVPLRRAAFRSSAGSGRRGGGADEPQAHPLGDVRALPAPTPYTQALSDLRPRTVALDGDLPWLAADPDRAEAIRTAGAHHLITAPLTVRDTVLGLISLYRTQQPDPYDEHDVALVLQLADHTALCIDNARRYTREHTIAATVQRQLLPRRPASHTALETAYLLLPSDSGVQWYDSIPLPGARTALVVGGIVGQGVHSAAVMGQLRTVVRSLAAFDLEPDELLARLNDTATFLAAERAALPTADPVHHQAFAARCTYAVYDPLTRTCTVAGAGSPSLVVVHPDGSTEFRAVPSGARLGSAEGTPFAATAFEIPEGSLLILSDTPMPTLEPPADPDVFVRLLAQADRSLEELRDDVLYAFAAGAQTGPTALLLARTRPFPADRVAVWQLPDTPTAAATARRLVRGRLIAWNVEEETAFDTEVIVSELVTNAVRYGTPPLELRVINDRALTCEVRDSSRSAPHLRHAGVVDEGGRGLFIIAQLAQAWGTRYAADGKTIWTEQTLR
- a CDS encoding DUF6194 family protein, translating into MRAAGGNTPSRWLAVVNPGRRTEAALRELLCPAHHLARARHERRTGAATEDRGPQG
- the katG gene encoding catalase/peroxidase HPI → MSENHDANAVDAKTEGGGGCPVAHGRAAHPTQGGGNRQWWPERLNLKILAKNPAVANPLGEEFDYAEAFKTLDLPAVKQDIAEVLTTSQDWWPADFGHYGPFMIRMAWHSAGTYRISDGRGGAGAGQQRFAPLNSWPDNGNLDKARRLLWPVKKKYGQSLSWADLMILTGNVALEQMGFETFGFAGGRADVWEPDEDVYWGPETTWLGDERYTGDRELESPLGAVQMGLIYVNPEGPNGNPDPLAAARDIRETFRRMAMNDEETVALIAGGHTFGKTHGAGPADHVGADPEGAAIEQQGLGWSNSFGTGKGADAITSGLEGIWTNTPVTWDNSFFEILFGYEWELFQSPAGANQWRPKAGAGAGTVPDAHDASKSHAPTMLTTDLSLRLDPAYEPISRRFLENPAEFADAFARAWFKLTHRDMGPIVRYLGPEVPSETLLWQDPLPAVTHALVDAEDVASLKSKILASDLSVSQLVSTAWASASSFRGSDKRGGANGARIRLQPQSGWEVNEPDQLTTVLRTLEGVRQSFNSAQAGDKQVSLADLIVLAGGAGVEQAAKNAGFDVEVPFTPGRADAVQEQTDVESFAALEPVADGFRNYLGKGNRLPAEYLLIDRANLLTLSAPELTVLVGGLRVLGANHQQSSLGVLTTTPESLTNDFFANLLDLGTTWTATSQDANTFEGRDAATGEVKWTGTRADLVFGSNSELRALAEVYASDDAKEKFVKDFVAAWDKVMNLDRFDLV
- a CDS encoding PKD domain-containing protein translates to MAASVGLIPGVAQAGPATPGTAGPHGVTVPDVDLNKAAASNFTTFKSPAEQTVQTSSAAKANGKGAASPQAEGIAASEPTVGLTAKGVSARGISLDIAVVSDPGTALSVNVAWGDGTSVTFGANGPTNSTETHSYPEIGSYTVKVTLSDGSGERAVNQLQVVTPGSDFTPYAPTRLLDTRSGIGTEQGKIPAYGTTRVKISGNGAIPAGVTAVVLNVTATNTTSGGHVTVYPEGSDRPTTSNVNFSAGQTVPNLVIVPVNKNGYVDLYNGGWESVDLIADITGYFTRTSSSGYTPLTPSRFLDTREGLGQVAGQGTIGVQITGKGGIPSGATAVALNVTVTNPREDGHLTVFPSGGSVPTTSNLNFRGGQTVANSVIVPVGPDGSIKVRNGAWKGTDVIVDVVGYYSQDSQGAYLPFLPERLLDTRDPADWPYGQLEGQGYIYMPLSTTRPSNTAYVLNTTVTNPRGDGYLTVSPDPNSLYDYDNGWEIWPTPPNSSNLNWKKGNTVPNLVQAGMGNNGIVDFWNRGWDNIDLVVDIFGVYQTN
- a CDS encoding Fur family transcriptional regulator — encoded protein: MSDLLERLRGRGWRMTSQRRVVAEVLDGDHVHLTADEVHARAVERLPEISRATVYNALGELVALGEVVELSTNGRAKRYDPNAHHPHHHLVCSRCGTIRDVHPTGDPLAGLPPEERFGFTVSKAEVTYRGLCPSCA